The DNA sequence TGCAGGTAGTTGTTCACCCGCGGCAGGCTCGGCCGTGGCGCAGGTGCACGGCACGGACCCGAGATACGGAAGACGATGACCATTGATGTTCAGGGGGCGCCCGCCGACCGGCACCTGCGCGCCGTGCACGCGACCGCCGGGCAGGCGTCCACCAGGCGGCTGCGTGTGCCGCTGCTCGCGGCCGCGTGGTGGTGGCTGTTGTCGGTATCGGTCGCGGCCAGCGCCTTGTACGGCGACGAGGTGCGAGTCGCGGCGGCGGCCAATTTCAGCGCCGCGGCGCGGGAGATAGGGGAGTTGTTCGCGGCCGCCACCGGCCATGAGGCGCTGCTCAGTTTCGGATCGAGCGGACAACTGTATGCGCAGATCACCCAGGGGGCGCCGTTCGACGTGTTTCTGGCCGCGGACCGCGGCTATCCGCGGCGTGCGGTGCAGGACGGCCACGCGGTGGCGGGCAGCGTGTTTACCTACGCCACCGGCCGGCTGGTGCTGTTCAGTGCCGACGCCGGCCGCGTCGCCGGGCGCGCCAGCCTGGCGGAGGGTCAGTTCACGCGGTTGGCGATCGCCAACCCGGAGTTGGCCCCGTACGGCACGGCCGCCGTCGAGGTGCTGGAGGCGCTCGGCCTCACCGACCGGTTGCAACCCACGTTGGTGCGCGGCAACAACGTGGCACAGACCTACCAGTTCGTGGTTACCGGCAACGCCGAGCTGGGTTTCGTGGCCCTGGCGCAGGTGATCGGCCATGAGCATGGCTCGCGCTGGATCGTGCCGCAGGAATTGCATTCCCCGATCGCCCAGGACGCGGTGCTGCTTGCGCTCGCCTCCGGGAGCGCAGCGCCGGAGGCGTTTCTGGTGTTTTTGCGCGGGCCGGAAGCGGCCGCCGTATTGGCGCGGTACGGGTACGAATGAGCGCCGCCGTGTGGCCGCCGATCGCGCTGACGCTGCAGCTCGCGTCGGTCACCACCGTGATCCTGCTGGCGGTGGGAACGCCGATCGCCTGGTGGCTGGCGCGCTCGCCGCATCGCTGGAAGGAGGCGGTCGCCGCGGTAGTTGCGTTGCCGCTGGTGCTGCCGCCGACCGTGCTCGGCTTCTACCTGCTGATCGCGCTGGGCCCGAACGGTCCCGGCGGCTGGCTGGCGGGCCTGTTCGGCGGGCGGTCGCTGGCGTTCACCTTCACCGGCCTGGTGATCGGGTCGGTGTGCTACTCGATGCCGTTCGTGGTGCAACCGATCCGCGACGCGTTCGAGGCGGTGGGCGAGCGTCCGCTGGACGTGGCGGCCACGCTGCGCGCCTCGCCGTGGGACGCGTTCTGGAGCGTGGCGGTGCCGCTGGCCCGGCCCGGCTTCGTGAGCGGTGCGGTGCTCGGATTCGCCCACACGGTGGGCGAGTTCGGGGTGGTGCTGATGATCGGCGGCAATATCCCGGGGCGCACCCGCGTGCTGTCGGTGGCGGTGTACGAATTCGTGGAGACGCTGCAGTGGCGGGAGGCGCACCTGCTCGCCGGCGGCATGCTGCTGTTCGCGTTCCTGGTGATCCTGGCGATGCGCCTGCTGGAGCGGCGCGCTGTGCGGTGGCGCCCGTGAGCGGCCCCTCCGTGTCCGGCGCGGCCGCGAGCCGCATCGAGGCGGCGTTTGCCGGCACCCTGGGCAGCTTTCGGCTGGACGTCGCGTTCCGGATCCCCGGCTCCGGGGTGACCGCGGTGTTTGGGCCGTCGGGGAGCGGCAAGACCACGATCCTGCGCTGTATCGCCGGCCTGCAGCGGCTCGCCGGACGGTTTCTGATCGGCGGCGAGACCTGGCAGGATGACGGCCGCGGCGAGTTCCGTGCACCGCACGAGCGGCGCATCGGCTACGTGTTCCAGGAGGCGAGCCTGTTCCCGCACCTGACCGTTCGCGGCAACCTGCGCTACGCTTCGCGCCGCGCCGCGGTGACGCCGGTGCTCGGGTTCGACGCGGTGGTGGAGATGCTGGGCCTGGACCCGCTGCTGGAGCGGGCGCCGGCGGCGCTGTCGGGCGGCGAGCGGCAGCGGGTGGCGGTGGGCCGGGCGCTGTTGTCGCAGCCCCGCCTGCTGCTGATGGACGAACCGCTTTCCGCCCTGGACCAGGGGGCGCGCGAGGAGATCATCTCCTACTTCGAGGTGCTGCACCGCGAGCTGTCGATACCGATGCTGTACGTGAGCCACGACCTGGCCGAGGTGGCGCGGCTGGCCGATCACCTGGTGGTGATCTCGGGAGGCACCAGGCTCGCCGATGGACCGGTCGGCGAGATCCTGGAGCGCCTCGACCTGCATCCCACCGCCGAGCGCTTCGAGGCGGGCGTGGTGCTGGACGCGCGCGTGGTGGCGCACGACCCGCGTTACCACCTGAGCCGCCTGCGCCATCACCGCCAGGTCATCACGGTGCCGCTGGTCGATGCGGCGGTTGGCGAGGCGGTGCGCCTGCGTATCCGCGCGCGCGACGTGGCGCTGGCCACCCGGCGGCCGCGGGCAATCAGCATCCGCAACGTGCTGCCGGGCCACGTGGCGGAACTGCACGGTCAGCCGGGCACCGCCTACGCGGAGGCGCTGGTGGACATCGGCGGCGGCCGGCTGCGCGCCCGCATCACCCGCGAGGCGGCCGCCGACCTCCGCCTGCGCGCGGGCACGCGCGTTTACGCCCTCGTCAAGAGCATCTCCTTCGAGCACCCCGCCCGCCATTGAGCAGCGCCATGCGGATCTGACAAGCGCGTTCGCCTCGAGCCACCACGCTCGCCAAGCGCGCAGGGGTTGCGCTGGGCTGGATCAGCGGCGTCTCGGTTGCAACTGTGCCTGCATTCCGAAGTACAGGGCATACAGGCGGTTGGGGAAGCGGTAGCCGCCACGAGTATCGGGGTCTATCTCCAGCGCACCGAGGGTTCTCATGCGGCGCAGAAAGTTGTCGAGCACACGCCTCTCTTCCTCTTCCAGCCGCGCCGCAAGCTCTCCACGGCGAAACGACATTCGTAGAGACTCACCTGCCATCTTGCGCAGGATGGATCGATATCGGTCGCTCTGAATCGCCCTGAAGACCTGCGGTTCCAGGAGTTTCCGCCCGATAATCTCGGCCGCCTGGAACACGCCCGCGACTAGTTCATCAAGGGTGAAGGTGGGAGTTCCGGCGGCACGCCACACGGCATCGCCGATCTCATGCGCGAGCACGGGCAGGCCGCCGGTATTGCGGACCAGGTAATCCAGGCCACCGGCAGGAAGCACTGCGTTTTCCCGTGTGAATGATCGCTGGAAGAACTGGGCCACCTCGTCGTCAGACCAGGGAGCGATGTCCACCAGGTCGAACACGCGGGCCAACGACGGTTGGTTGCGTATCAACTCCTGCCGTCTTTCTTCCAGGCCAACGACCAGGATACAGAGCTGAGTGGTGTGTTGCGACGTCGCCGCTTCGTCCACGATGCTCTTCAGCCAATTCGCAAAGTTGGTCGAGTTCGCGAGTCCGTTGATGTCATCCAGGATGAGCAGCAGCGACGTCTTGTCCTCGACGGTATTCAGCAACTGTCGAATGGAACTGATGAAGTTGCCCGAGATCGTACGCAAGTCGTTGTTGCTCAGCGCCAGTTCCACGGAGACCCCGAACAGGCCCACCTTGCGCACGCGGTCGCCGAAAAACTGTGCGACATGCTGATACCATGGGCGATCGATGCTGTCCTTGAGCAGGCGGTCGAAGGTGCGGCGCGCCATCTCGTGCAGGTCGTGGACGCCGCCAAGATAGACGTGACAGCCGGCAACCGAGCCTTCCCGTTCGCTCAGGTGGCGGACGAACGATGCCAGCGAGCTCTTGCCGATGCCGCGCTCGCCGGAGATGAAACCTATCTTGAACACCCCCCGATCGGCGGTGCGAACCAGGCCGCGGAGTCGTTCGATTGCGTCCTGCCGTCCGACGAACAACTCGGCAGGCACCGGTTGCCCGGGGCGGAATGGGCTTGCGTCCGGCTGCATCTACACCAGTCTAAGCCGGTAACCGGCGGTTGTCGACGACTTGGGGTTGCATCCGTTGCGTCCGAGAAGGGGCACGAAGTCTATCCGCCGCGGTCGACCAGCAGGCGGCGCCGGCCCGGTGGCTGCTCCCGGATCTGCCAGCGGGTGGCGGCGTAGCGGTCCACGAAGTAGCGGTCGTGGGACACCACCACCACCGCGCCGGCGAACTGGTCGAGCGCCACCTCGAACCGCTCGCGCGAGTCGATGTCGAGGTGGTTCAGAGGCTCGTCGAGCAGCAGTACCGTCGCTCCGCGCGCCACCAGCAGCGCCAGCGACAGGCGCGCGCGTTCGCCGTAGCTGAGTTCGCCGATGGGGCGCAGCGCGTCGTCGCCGGAGAACAGGAACAGGTGCAGGAACGAGCGCACCTCCGTTTCCGCCGCCGGCCCGGCGGCGCCGATCGTGGCCACCGCGGTGGCAGTCGGGTCGAGCAACTCCTGCTCCTGCGCCAAGTAGCCGACCTGCGCTGACGGAGAGCGCCGTACCGCGCCCGCGAGCGGCGGCAGTGCCCCGGCGAGCGTACGCAGCAGGGTGGTCTTGCCGCTGCCGTTCGCGCCGAGCAGGGCGACGCGCTCCCGCCCGCCGAGTTCGACGCTGATACCCTCCAGCAGGGGCGCTGCGGGCGCGTAACCCAGGGCCGCGTCGGTCAGCTCCAGCACCCGGTCGCTGCCCCCGGCACCGCCGAACTCCACCTTCAGGCGCCAGCTCGTCGCGGGCCGCTCGGCGCGCTCCGGAGCGGCCTCGAACCGTCGCAGCCTGGTTTCGCGGGCACTCGCCTTGCGGGCCACCTTCTTGGCCAGCCGGCGCACGTTTGGCTGGCTGGGGGTGGTGCTGCGCTCGACGCGGCGCGCCTGCTCCCTGGTACGCGCGATGTCCTGGCGCATCTTGCGGATCTCTGCCTGCTCATGCACGTAGCGGCTGCGCTGGCGCTCCAGCTCGGCGGCGAGCTGTGCGGCGTAGGCCGAGTAGTTGCCGGCGTAGCGGGCAATGGTGCCCCGGCGCGCGTCCACCGCCAGGATCTCGGTGGCAACCTGGTCGAGGAACGCACGGTCGTGGGACACGAACAGCACCCCGCCGCGGAACGCCAGGAGAGTATCCGCGAGGACGCCGAGCGCCGCATCGTCCAGGTGGTTGGTCGGCTCGTCGAGGATCAGGAAGTCGGGCGCGCGCGCGAGTTCCAGGCACAGGCCCAGCTTGAGCCGCTGCCCGCCGCTGAGCTGTTCGACCGCCGTGCCGGGGTCGAGGTCGTCCAGGCCCCACCGGCGCAGCTCGTCGGGTGACCACGAGTCCCCCGCCGCCATCAGCCGATCCAGCGCGGCGTCGTAGGCTGCTTCCGCCGCGGCGTCGCCGGGCGCCTCTGCCAGCCGCGCGGCGGCATCCGCCACCTGCCGCTCCAGACTGGCGGCGGAGCCGAGCAATGCCGCCACCGTGGCGGCGGAGGTGTGGCTGCCTCCCTGGTCCAGGTAGCCGAAGGTGAGACCGGCGGGCGTCCAACTGACGCTGCCGGCGCGTACCGGGTGGCGCCCCTGGATCGCCTCCAGAAGAGTGGACTTGCCGCTGCCGTTGGGGCCGATAAGCGCCGCGCGGCACCCGGCGTTGACGCTGAACGAGACGTCCCGGAGCAGATCCTGCGGTCCACGGGACAGGGAGAGATTGGATACGGTAAGCACGGAGTCCTCCGCGGAACGAACGAACGAGGAGCGCCTGCCGTGGCGCTCTGTTACCGCATCCTGATGATCACACCGGCCTCCGCACGCAAGCCTACGTGAGAACGGAGACGACATGCAACGGGAACGGTCTCCAGGGTTTCTCCAGGGTCCGGCACGGCCGGCACGGATTCTACAGGGTCGGCCAGGCTCCGGCATGCGGCCGGCGCCGTTCCTGCTATGCTGCGCCGCACGAGTAGTGCATGCCGTTCTCGATCGACAACGTCGTTCCGTGGGGGCGTTCCCTGGAGGAGTATCGTGCGATGTTCTCTCTCTCGGAGGGAGATCTGGCGTGCCGCATCCTGGGCTGCGGGGACGGCCCGGCGAGCTTCAACGCCGAGTTGTCGGCGCGCGGCGGCAGCGTGGTCTCGGTCGATCCGCTGTACCGGTTCTCCGCGCCCGCCATCGAGCGGCGGGTGCAGCAGACGTTTCCCACCATGATGGCGCAGACCGGTGCCAATCGCGGCGACTTCGTGTGGACCCACGTGCGGTCGCTGGAGGACCTGGGCCGGCGGCGGATGGCCGCACTGCACGGATTTCTGGCCGACTTTGAAGCCGGCCGGCGCTCGGGCCGCTACGTCGAAGCCGCGCTGCCGGTGCTGCCGTTCGCGGACGATGCGTTCGATCTCGCGCTGTCCTCGCACTTCCTGTTTCTGTACAGCGCGCAGTTCGACCTCGACTTCCACGTCGCGGCGTTGCGCGAGATGCTGCGCGTGGCCGGGGAGGTCCGCGTGTTTCCGCTGCTGCAGCTCGGGGGAGCGCCATCCCCGCATGTCCCCGGCGTGCGGGTAGCACTCGCGGCGCCGGGAGTGCGGGTCACGGTGGAACCGGTGCCGTACGAGTTTCAGCGCGGTGGCAACCGCATGTTGCGCCTGCATCGCGGCGACACCGCGGACACGGCGCGCTGCGCTTGACGCGGATTTCTGACGGGTGCGACAGTTCCCGGTAGAGCGACAGTTCCCGGTAGAGGAGGTGGCGATGCCGAACATACCCTGGACGGAGTGGAAGACCTGGGACAACTGGAAACGGTTGTGCGGCGTGGAGATCGACGGGCTCGGGCTCACGGACAATCTGCGCGAGCTCGAGGAGCGGGGATACACCGTGCTGGCTCCCGGTCAGCTCGGCGACGCGGATCTGACCGAGCGCGCGGTCGAGGCGCTGCTGCGGGTGGCGGAGGAACGCACCGGGGTGCGGCCCAATGTTGCGACCGGCGAGTTCGGCGCCACCCGGCACGCGGGTTCGCACCAGCACCAGAGCTGGATGCAAGGCGGCCTGCTGTGCAAGGACCCGGCCTTCGAGCAGATCATCCAGCATCCCAAGACCCTGCCGTTGCTGGAATACTTCCTCGGCCCCGGCTTCCTGCTGTCCGCCTTCAACGCCCTGATCAAGCGGCGCGATCCGGCGGTCTCACCGGCGGGCGGCGTGGTCGGCGGCGGCTTCCACACCGACGTGCACCTGTACCCGTTCGAGCCGCTGCCCGACCCTCCCATGGTGTTCAACACCAACTGGTGTCTGACCGAATACACCCGCGACGACGGCTGCCTGGCGGTGGTGCCGGAGTCGCACAAGCTGCGCCGCAACGCGCAGCCCGGCGAAGCCGAGAGGCTGGCGGTTCCGGTCGAGGCGCCGGCCGGCTCGGTGATCGTGTTCCACGGCAACCTGTGGCACGGCTCCTTCCCGCGGCTCACTCCGGGACTGCGCCTTACGGTCACGGCGTTCTACAGCGCCCACTATTGCCGTCCCCAGGAACACTTCCCGGGCCAGGTAACCGACGAGAGCGTGGCACGCAACGGCGAGCGGTTCCGGCAACTGGTCAACCTGCAGGACATCTGGGGCATCGAGACCGAGGGCGACCACGGGGTGCCGCGCTGGGAGCGCGGCACCGGCGTCACGCTGCGCCAGGTGCAGGAGGGCACCGTCACCCATCACGGGCGGACTTACCGCGTCGAAGACGA is a window from the Spirochaetaceae bacterium genome containing:
- a CDS encoding ABC-F family ATP-binding cassette domain-containing protein — encoded protein: MLTVSNLSLSRGPQDLLRDVSFSVNAGCRAALIGPNGSGKSTLLEAIQGRHPVRAGSVSWTPAGLTFGYLDQGGSHTSAATVAALLGSAASLERQVADAAARLAEAPGDAAAEAAYDAALDRLMAAGDSWSPDELRRWGLDDLDPGTAVEQLSGGQRLKLGLCLELARAPDFLILDEPTNHLDDAALGVLADTLLAFRGGVLFVSHDRAFLDQVATEILAVDARRGTIARYAGNYSAYAAQLAAELERQRSRYVHEQAEIRKMRQDIARTREQARRVERSTTPSQPNVRRLAKKVARKASARETRLRRFEAAPERAERPATSWRLKVEFGGAGGSDRVLELTDAALGYAPAAPLLEGISVELGGRERVALLGANGSGKTTLLRTLAGALPPLAGAVRRSPSAQVGYLAQEQELLDPTATAVATIGAAGPAAETEVRSFLHLFLFSGDDALRPIGELSYGERARLSLALLVARGATVLLLDEPLNHLDIDSRERFEVALDQFAGAVVVVSHDRYFVDRYAATRWQIREQPPGRRRLLVDRGG
- a CDS encoding ATP-binding protein, translated to MQPDASPFRPGQPVPAELFVGRQDAIERLRGLVRTADRGVFKIGFISGERGIGKSSLASFVRHLSEREGSVAGCHVYLGGVHDLHEMARRTFDRLLKDSIDRPWYQHVAQFFGDRVRKVGLFGVSVELALSNNDLRTISGNFISSIRQLLNTVEDKTSLLLILDDINGLANSTNFANWLKSIVDEAATSQHTTQLCILVVGLEERRQELIRNQPSLARVFDLVDIAPWSDDEVAQFFQRSFTRENAVLPAGGLDYLVRNTGGLPVLAHEIGDAVWRAAGTPTFTLDELVAGVFQAAEIIGRKLLEPQVFRAIQSDRYRSILRKMAGESLRMSFRRGELAARLEEEERRVLDNFLRRMRTLGALEIDPDTRGGYRFPNRLYALYFGMQAQLQPRRR
- the modA gene encoding molybdate ABC transporter substrate-binding protein, producing the protein MTIDVQGAPADRHLRAVHATAGQASTRRLRVPLLAAAWWWLLSVSVAASALYGDEVRVAAAANFSAAAREIGELFAAATGHEALLSFGSSGQLYAQITQGAPFDVFLAADRGYPRRAVQDGHAVAGSVFTYATGRLVLFSADAGRVAGRASLAEGQFTRLAIANPELAPYGTAAVEVLEALGLTDRLQPTLVRGNNVAQTYQFVVTGNAELGFVALAQVIGHEHGSRWIVPQELHSPIAQDAVLLALASGSAAPEAFLVFLRGPEAAAVLARYGYE
- the modC gene encoding molybdenum ABC transporter ATP-binding protein: MSGPSVSGAAASRIEAAFAGTLGSFRLDVAFRIPGSGVTAVFGPSGSGKTTILRCIAGLQRLAGRFLIGGETWQDDGRGEFRAPHERRIGYVFQEASLFPHLTVRGNLRYASRRAAVTPVLGFDAVVEMLGLDPLLERAPAALSGGERQRVAVGRALLSQPRLLLMDEPLSALDQGAREEIISYFEVLHRELSIPMLYVSHDLAEVARLADHLVVISGGTRLADGPVGEILERLDLHPTAERFEAGVVLDARVVAHDPRYHLSRLRHHRQVITVPLVDAAVGEAVRLRIRARDVALATRRPRAISIRNVLPGHVAELHGQPGTAYAEALVDIGGGRLRARITREAAADLRLRAGTRVYALVKSISFEHPARH
- a CDS encoding phytanoyl-CoA dioxygenase family protein → MPNIPWTEWKTWDNWKRLCGVEIDGLGLTDNLRELEERGYTVLAPGQLGDADLTERAVEALLRVAEERTGVRPNVATGEFGATRHAGSHQHQSWMQGGLLCKDPAFEQIIQHPKTLPLLEYFLGPGFLLSAFNALIKRRDPAVSPAGGVVGGGFHTDVHLYPFEPLPDPPMVFNTNWCLTEYTRDDGCLAVVPESHKLRRNAQPGEAERLAVPVEAPAGSVIVFHGNLWHGSFPRLTPGLRLTVTAFYSAHYCRPQEHFPGQVTDESVARNGERFRQLVNLQDIWGIETEGDHGVPRWERGTGVTLRQVQEGTVTHHGRTYRVEDDDTITEHAAGRSRYVPVD
- the modB gene encoding molybdate ABC transporter permease subunit; this encodes MSAAVWPPIALTLQLASVTTVILLAVGTPIAWWLARSPHRWKEAVAAVVALPLVLPPTVLGFYLLIALGPNGPGGWLAGLFGGRSLAFTFTGLVIGSVCYSMPFVVQPIRDAFEAVGERPLDVAATLRASPWDAFWSVAVPLARPGFVSGAVLGFAHTVGEFGVVLMIGGNIPGRTRVLSVAVYEFVETLQWREAHLLAGGMLLFAFLVILAMRLLERRAVRWRP